The Nostoc sp. 'Peltigera membranacea cyanobiont' N6 genome contains the following window.
AACTGGGCTGAGTCTGGTTCGCGCTTTTCTAGTTCAGCTAGTACTTGTTCAGCAGTGTAGCCACGCTTTTGGGTATCTCGCTTGACTTTCCACTTAGCACGTACTTGTTCCGGGGGTGCAAGGTAGACTTTAACATCGTAAGAATCACGGGCGGCGCGAGTAGAATAACCGAGCAATCCCTCAATAATCACAAATTTACCGGGTTTGATATACTGCGGTGGCTCGAATGTGCCTGTTTTATGGCTATAAACTGGCTTAAGAATTGGCTGTCCTGTACGTAGTAGCGACAGGTGCTGCTGCATAATATCTAAGTAGTTGCAGTCGGGATGGAGGGCGGTGATGCCAATTTCTGCACGTTGTTGGCGATCGTAACGGTGATAATCATCTGTACAGATGATTGTGACATTTTCTGGGCCGAGTGCCTGAGCAATTCCCCGCGTTAATGTTGTTTTCCCAGCAGCACTGTCACCGACAATACCAAGAATTATTGGACGGCTCATCATACCTCCCAGAATAAAAGTAATGTTTATTAATACAATTTCCCTACAATAGTCTTTATTCTAGGAGGGTTTAGGCCAGTAACTCAAAGAAAGGCTTGGTATGCAATATCTCTACATATAGAATGTCTCTGTGCTGGTTTATTGCATAATAATTGCAATTTACATAGCTGTTAAAATCAGAGCTATTTCATTCTCACCTAGCCGGTATCAGAATAAACTCTGAGTCTAAGAGACTTACAAAAAATAAATTATCCAGTAGGATGCGTAGGGACAATTCATGAAATTGCCACTACATTTCTGAGATTTGGCATAATCTAAAAAATCGTTGGCGGGCATCAAAGACTCGTCTCCAATGCCCAATTCCCAATGCCCCAAATTTATGACAACTAAAACATTAGGACTCGAAGAAAATCTGTATAATTATTTACTATCAGTCTCTCTCAGAGAACCGGAAATTTTAATCCAACTGAGGCAAGAAACAGCCCAGCATCCAGTAGGGAGAATGCAGATAGCTCCTGAACAAGGGCAGTTTCTGGCGTTACTGGTGCAGTTGCTTGGAGCGAAAAAAACTCTGGAAGTTGGGGTATTTACAGGTTATAGTTCCCTGGTGGTGGCATTGGCGTTACCGAATGATGGGAAGGTGGTAGCCTGTGATGTGAGTGAGGAATTTACAGCGATCGCTCGGCGTTATTGGCAGCAAGCTGGAGTGGCTGATAAAATTCAACTGCACATTGCCCCAGCTTTGGATACTTTAGATGGTTTACTGGCAACAGGAGAGGCGGAAACCTTTGATTTTGCTTTCATCGATGCAGACAAGAGCAACTATGATGCTTATTATGAGCGATCGCTGCAACTAGTGCGTCCGGGGGGACTGATTGCGATCGATAATGTGCTTTGGTCAGGCAAGGTTGCCGATCCTCAAGTTCAGGATAATAGAACTAAAAGGATTCGGGGCTTTAATCAAAAGCTG
Protein-coding sequences here:
- a CDS encoding phosphoribulokinase, yielding MSRPIILGIVGDSAAGKTTLTRGIAQALGPENVTIICTDDYHRYDRQQRAEIGITALHPDCNYLDIMQQHLSLLRTGQPILKPVYSHKTGTFEPPQYIKPGKFVIIEGLLGYSTRAARDSYDVKVYLAPPEQVRAKWKVKRDTQKRGYTAEQVLAELEKREPDSAQFIRPQRQWSDIVISFYPPTDEADETNGHLNVRLVLRPTIPHPDFTPITNSSYGNSDSAIRLGLDRDMSKPVDVLEVDGHATLEQVNKLEHIICSDMPHLRNICDRESNPELGKIAGTTGETLQSYPLALTQLIITYHMLKATQIYQ
- a CDS encoding class I SAM-dependent methyltransferase, whose protein sequence is MTTKTLGLEENLYNYLLSVSLREPEILIQLRQETAQHPVGRMQIAPEQGQFLALLVQLLGAKKTLEVGVFTGYSSLVVALALPNDGKVVACDVSEEFTAIARRYWQQAGVADKIQLHIAPALDTLDGLLATGEAETFDFAFIDADKSNYDAYYERSLQLVRPGGLIAIDNVLWSGKVADPQVQDNRTKRIRGFNQKLHQDQRVSLSLVAIADGLTLALKK